The sequence below is a genomic window from Gossypium hirsutum isolate 1008001.06 chromosome A11, Gossypium_hirsutum_v2.1, whole genome shotgun sequence.
AAGATGCAAAATTGAGATAATTAACACGAAAAGGGGAAAAATAGGTTACTGGTGAGACGATGACGAGGATTTTGAAGAGCCTCAACCAAGAAAGGGTCGACAGCTAACTCTTTGTCGTTAACAGCTCCGGACACGGCGGTTATCGTCGTCGTCGTCGTTGTTGAAGTCAAATCCATGGGAATATTGTTGGGGTTTTTTTGCCtctcaaaaaataaaagtaaaaaaaaaattatcctctcttctcttctctcctctgtttcttcttattcttctttttaGCAGATTCTTCTTCTTGTTGATGAGATTATCAATGAAAAATCAATCAATCAAGAAGAAGAGATAATACCCTTTTTTTTTCGTTTGCCCCCAAAAGCATCTAAGAGAAAATAAGAAGACAGGGAGAGAAGGAGAGAATCTGAAAGGTGATTTTGGTCGTACGGAAACGACTTTCTCTCGAAAGAGGAAAAAGAGGAAGAGAGAAGCGGCAATATCTATCGATTTTTATACcctaaaaatctaaatttaattcAACCCCCTCCTCCCCCAAAATCCCCCAATTTGACAACTGAGAGACAAAAGGAGCAATCTTTTTTGGGTAAAACTATCTTTCTAATCCTtcttaattttgatattgagcAAATTGGTATTACTTAAAAAAACTAGAGCAAATTAATTCATGTCAATTTTGGAAGTGAATAACTAAAGGCAATTAATCACAACATTGATATTTTCATTAATTATGcttaatgttgattggtataataacaaatttagcctttaatatttttatattttatgtaaatgTTGACAGAAAGtgaaaattattgaattttgacaaaaaataataaaatatgtaaatattgatggctaaatttattaatataccaGTAAAAATATGTACAATTAACTAAAAACATTAACATTGTAattaattgtccttaattgcTCACCTTCAAATTTGACAATgattaaattactttaattttttagagggaccaattttataaatatcaaaattaagaatGTTGCACGTGTTGCATAAGATTTTAGAAATAGTATAACTTAAAGAATTTACTTAGCTCAGAGATGGAAATTAAAAAAGACATGTAAAAGGATTAAAAATTAGACCAAGATTATGATAGCTGGCTGGCCACAGCAAAGTTGTGAAATGGGCTCGGACCCATACAAAGTGGGTCAAATTAGGTTTCTGTCTTTAGGGATTGCAACCAAgccctttttttatattttttatattttgattttgttatccaaatttaattttatttaaatatttttgctaTGTTCATGTTAATTTTTTCAAGATCATAATACATGTATTTTCATGGATCAATGCTGCAATGGGagaatttaacctaaaacaaATATGTATTTTCATGGATCAATAATATCGAATTACCCCAAAACAAATTCATGGTTGTTCAAATGAATCCCCTCTTAACGGCATCAAATAAATGCTGCAATGGGAGAAGAATTACCCCAAAACAAATATGTATTTCTGGATCAATAATTTTGAAATACCCCAACACAAATTCATTGTTGTTCAAATGAATCCCTCAAATCAATGCTGCAATGGGAGAATACAGCAAAGCAAATTCAAACTCCTAATAAAAACCTAAACATcaatatgtttttttcttttttgttcttccTAAGCTGAAGAAACAACACCGGATAATAGATTCTGGCATGCCGGAATCAACGCGACCGCTCCACGTAGCGAACTCGAGTACTTCCTATACACAACTTGAAGCCTACTATCAATAGCCTTTGAATGGAAACAAGCCAGCAACTTAGCACATTCCATCAGCTGCTGTTCGTTATACCCGGTGTGGAACTTGAGGGTGTCTGTCCAAGCTGGTGTCTTCTTCAAGGTGCACCGTGCGGCATACACAGCCGAAGCAGCCACCATCGACGGACAATACCTAATGGTCTCGTAATGCATTATCCCCAACTCAGCTAAGAAATACACCATGTTTTCCATCTTCGGGTCAGGGATCGATGCTTTGATGAACCGTGCTAAGAACACGTAATGTGTAGGCACCGTTAAAGTCCATTCCAATCGTCCCAATATGGTTTTCTCCATTATGAGGATCTGTTCATGTGTGTAAGCCCTGTCTGCAATGCATACAAGATCGTTGACCTCAGGTGGCCAAATTTCTTCATATTTGGTAGCAATAAGCATAGCACTCATGCCTAAAAGTTGTAGTTCTCTCCTCGGGACGACTTTCACTGAAAGGAAGCGATCGATCAAGTTGATCGTAAGATAAAGAGCTTCGGCCGAAAGCTCGAATTTTTGATGAACATCAATTAGCCAATCAATGAGAATAGCTCTCATTTTCTCATTGATATCAGTTTGCAAGTGCATATAATCATTTGGCATGCTCTCATGCTGCAAATTTTAACAACATTTTCATTAGTTTCAACACGAATCATTGCAAAATACACAAAATCGATGAAAATTTTGTAGCCTTTTTAATTTCCTAACCTCAGCTGATTTATAGAACTTGTAGATTTCATCAACATATTCAACACCAGCCAAATGATTATCAGTATCTGCTCCATCAATATAAACAATGTCTTCCTTTGGCTTTTTAGCTATTCCATGAGCAGCAGCCTGGTGGGATTTCAAAAAGGTTCTTAAGATCGAATACgataaaccctaaaacccaaaaCCCCGAGATTGATTTGTTGTTTTTTACCTTGCTTCTTGCAGTAAGGGCTGAAGAAAAAGTATGTTTTTTCTTGGGTGAACCCTCTTTTTGAGTTACTTTCTTATTGTTGTTAATCACTTCAGCCTTGtctttcttctcctttttctcCTTCACTTCCACAATTTCTTCGACATCGGGGCTGATTTCGATCACTTCCACCGACGGGGCGGCGGGTTTGGCGGTCGGTTTCTTTTGAACAGCCTTTGGTGGTGCAGCAGCAGGAGCAGCAACACTTCTTTTAGGCGGCACGGCCACGGCGGCCGGAGCTTTTTCCACATTAACACATACGTTTTTCTGAATTTAAAAAACAAACCCAGAAATCAAATTAGTAATTCTAAAAGAAAGATTACAGAGATctgatataaattatataaatattattaaacctTGTTGTTCTCAGCCACGGCGGCGGCTTGTGCATTGGCGAGTAACTGTGCGCAAAAGGACCTAGTGAGGGGACGATGAGTCTGAATCTGAGCCGGTTTACCATCGGCCACTGCTCTTACGTTCACCACATTCCCGATATCCCCCAACGCACGGCGACTCTTTCCATCTCCGGCCGCCACGTTTTTCTTCGTCTGCTTGTGAACTACGGCCTCGCCTGCAaagaaaaaaattaccatttCCTTAAAGGATCCGATAAATCCAAAAGAACCCATTTCTTTTTTTAGCCAAAACATTCAAGATAACCCATGAAATCGAAAtcatttcacaaaaattaaaagaagaagaagaagaaaatcccAACATAAAATCAACGAAAAAAAACGAaacaagtttttaaaaaaaagcataaaCAAGAAGATAATGATGAAAATACCTCTGGGTTGTTGAGGAACAATAGGTCTTGAAGCCATTTTGGTGGTATTTTCACACTACTTGTTCTTCTCTTTTGCTTTTCGCTGTATTTTGTTTAGGGATTTTGAGGGAATATGAGGGACATGGGGGAAGATTGCTTTCCTTTTTGAAGCTAATGTGGCCCAACGGTCATATTGAACTTTTCGAATTTTCACCGTTGGATTTTTTTTAATCCAACGGTAGGAATCGCGTCTCCAAATTATAGCCGTTAGCCTACCTGTCAGTTTAGAGGCTCCATTTCTCTCTGGGCTAAAGAAATTTACCCGTTtgggttttttagggttttgccttttcggctaattttttaattaattaattaattaaaattacttaaattatACAACTCACtatgcaatttaattattataataatggCTCCCATACTTTGTATTTAGCTTCAAATTTTGGGTCTTGCATACAAGATTAGCATGAATCTATATTTGCCTAATTGGGATAAAAGCAACATTTAAGTCCCTAAAGAtggtaattttttcaatttagtccttgaattgTTTTTCCACTTTAGTCTTGAAATTTGACagttttttctttcaatttggtccataaACTTGAATTCCGTTAAGGTGTTGTTAGAGTGCCATGCCATCGcctgaaaaaatttaaaatatatataaaatctaaaaaatattaattttattaattcaagTAATGATATGGCATAATTTCATAGTATTATATTATTACGCTTTAATGAAAATCAAGTTTAAGGACCATATTGGAAAAAGCTATGAATTTGGTGACTAATATGGACCAAAAAAAGTTCAAAGATAGAgaaaaattaaggaaaatatATGTTGCTTTAACCCTTTCTAATTTTATGATCATATAATATTgtcttattaaaaaatataaatataaatagggTTAATATACCATTGGGTacttatatttagttttaatatttaatttgatacttgagttATTTTATCCCAATTTAGCACCTAATTTTGGCttcaatggtcaatttggtaCCCAAACTAAACCACATCATGTGACCCAATGAATATTTGACATGTGTGCactagtaaaaaatatataagagacATAATTAGGACAAAAGAAAAGCTCGGGTACCAAATTGATCATTGAAGTAAAACATAGATACTTGTGTGGGACaaagaaaaacttaaatatcaatttgaaaaaaactTAGATACCAAACTGAACATTAAATCCAAATATAGGTACCACATAGTATATTAACccatgtaaatattaataaatttaattttagcaAAGTATCATCACGAGGTTTAATGGGAGTATCTCTTTTTACCAAAAACGAACTTTCgattaaatgtaaataaaataagcttCTTTTGTTTCATTTATGGTTAAAATGCGCTTCAAGTCCCTTTTTTTTCCAAGTTTAACATTTAATCCTTACTTTTATTTCAAggaatttttgtcattttatttttcagatttaagAATGTAAGTTCAATTGTTAATGTTGTTAAAGTTCTTCTATTAAGTTCaagttcttttcatttttttattacgTGACTATCaagtaaatttaataaaaaaattaacagggTTAATAATTACcctaaaatttgaagaaaaaattaaattcttaaaaataaaaataaaaataaaatataatgagttgaatttatttctatttttccttaatctataACGCGAAGGGACTTCCACTTCTAAACTTcctcttttaaattaaaaaataattaggtaaTCACGCAATGAATGTTTCTTATCACATCATTCATGGTTCCTTTCCAATTATTCAATGTTATTTCTTCCATGTCgttgacacataattttgataattttttacctTAAACACAAAACTTtaaatcttaaaccttaaactttAAACTTTAAATCCCGAACCTTGaattaaaaactaatattataaagaaattgggttattgattTGTCActtataaagaataaaaaataaataatatcaatTGAGAACGATGATATTGACTCGCTAATTATAAAGAATTAGAAACTAATATTATTAAGAAATCAGAATTTACAAGAGATATcgaatttgaaaaaattaaagtgACAACTattttgtttatggatttaaaattttatctaaaatcatccatttaaaaatatatatttatgttatttttaatttaatatttttttctcttgTTAAAACTTATATATCGacccattaattttttaatatttatatcatggtattaaatattgttataaatataatttttgtgttataaattacatgacataatatattatatacattgAAAAAGGGCCGGGCCAAACTAGGCTTTAGCCTTGAATGTTTGAGCTCAAGCTCGGCATATATTTTAAATAGGTCTAATTTATTTGTTCAAACCCATTTTTCAAGCTTAATATTTTTgtctaagggtgagtttggatggacgatgTGTTTACCTGTGGTTAGTTAAAAAACAACAGTAGTGGTAAGATTAAATATTATAGCATAagacaaaaagtaaattaaacaCACTACATCCCACTGCCCATTCAAACTTATCCTAAATCATCCCAATTTTTAAACAAACCTTCGAACTAGGTTTTCGAACTAGGTTTAAACAACCCATGAAAAAAACTACTCATTATACAACTTATTAGCAATTCAACACTAACATAATCAATTGAAGTTGAGAACCAATATTATCTAGAGAgtggaattcaaaattttaaaaaagccCAAACAATTCCGacctctttatttttttcaaaactctTTAAACCAATATCAtaaattaactttaattttgTACGATTTTAtacttgaaattttgatttgattcaattttaaaaattactaacTACACTGTCAAATTAACACCattttatattgatatattaCATATCCAAActattatattaatccaatatgaaaatatacatatatatatattcctttctttaaaaatgtataattgaattaaactcGAAGTTTTCAAATTTCGTGTGCATGTTGTACTAAATCAAAATTCAAGTATAAAATTccatattaaaacaaaattaccGTATAACTTTGATACGAGTTAAAATTACTTCTTGAGGCCTAAACTTAGCAACTATCCCCACATTGAGACCTATTTTTTTTTTATCCCCTTGAACTTgataattatttctacatttgTCCAAATTAGACCCTGAACTTAACAACTATTCCCACATTAAAACTTAAACTTTTCTTTTAGTCCAAATTAATCTTTAATATTTccataaaaaccctaaaattcaaGCCCTAATACAAGAACAATTATCAAATTCAGAGactaattcaaacaaaaaaataattcaaacccTAATGTGAGAATAGTTGCCAAATTCAAGACCTAActtaaacaaaaaagaaaattcaaacccAATGTAAAAATAGTTACCAAGTTCAAGCCCCCAAAAGTAATTTATCCTATTTGATATTTATCACTTCGTTTAGTCCATATGAAGTCACTATAAACAAAGCAAATGAAACACAAATCAAGCTatcaaataaaatcaattaagaaaaagtaaaacaaagggGACAAATTTGTTACAACTGGTGATAATTAATATTAGGCAAACCAAAAAAACACTGCCTAAAACAATGCCACCATTACCAACCAAATTAgtggaaaaaaaaaacccaaattttttttcatatccTTTCTTCTCTCCCACACTGCAAACACaccatacaaaatattaaaaatttactcACACAATTAAACTCTTGGCTTTTTTATCACAAGTTGTAGACACTCTCTTGaagttagtatttttattttcatttttagcttCTACATTTCATCATCTGGTCCTCCAAGCATCACCTGCAATATCACACATTTCAGTAACTTCCTAAAAAGAAAAGGgtcaaattatggttttggtCCCTGTACAATGCTCAAATCTGAGGTTTAGTGTATGCACTTGTATAAATTGATTTTTCtatcattagttagtccaaataattaaCAGCAAAGATGTAGACAATTAGGCAATGAGGAGCAGGTAGTGACCTTGGTCACCTGAAAAGGGTAAATTGCCATGTAAtccctttaaaatttatgaaattacaaaataatataatgataaaattgcactttgtcTCCTCCCAACAAATTTATCATTCATTTTTGACTCTCCCTAAAGCAATTTTCTAGTTTCGCCCCTGATTAACAGATAATTATTCTGACTAAAGAGCTGATGtgcattttttttccttaaaaatggTATAACTCATCATGCTGTCATGAATTTTTTTGTTCATGTTGGAAGGAGTGTGTTTTTAAGGTAAATCCACATCAacaacttaatcgaaataattaaTGGAGTTAACTATTTGAACTAACTAATGATATTGTTAAGAGTAAATAGGCCAAATTAATGTACATGGACTAAAACCCAAACTTGAGTATACCAGAGAGGCCAAACATGGCAAAAATGAAGTATCAAGATAATGCATGTAACTTGGATATCGGAATTATTTGAAAATAGAGTTAGAAACATACGCTACAGTCGAGAGCATGCTTTCGTGCAACCATGATAGCTGCATTTCTGTCTCTCTCTGATTCAAATGTTAATACGTAAGAGTGCCCTTTCCTTGGTTGCCAAAACAATGACTTGGCTGGAGCATTAGCATCGCCTCTAGCTCCGCATAGCTTTAATTAggaaaagccaaaaaaaattaCGTGAGAACGGCTAATGGTAAAAAAGTACTTagggaataataataataggtaaactACACTAGAGGTCACCAACTATAAAAAGTTGTCTTTTTTTGGTCAGCAATTGGCTAACCTAAAaatgaaaacacccaaaaatccaagatagttgggtgaccaaaagagacaaaattaaatagttgaatgACCAACAAAAAATACATAGTTGGTGACTactaatgtagtttacccaatAATAAATACTTGATAGAAAGAGTAAAAATAATCACCAGCATTGATGTGGAATAGTTTTCCCTGGACTTTGTGATCCATCCTCTACAAAGCTTGATCCTCATCTTTCCAACATTGAATGAGTGAGTCGAACGTAAAGAATGATCTTGTCCATTGATCCGAGAAATGACTACCTAGAGTACGACATTGTATGAAGAAACTTTGATTAGAAGTGGATGATATAAATATTCCTACCATGCCGAACGATTCTAGAATTTTATGATGAACCACTTAAGGCAAGGCTAAGGGGAAAATGCTCGAATTTTGTATCATCATCTGTCCCCAGCGatgaatataaatttaaatataagctGTATGAACCCAATGGCTAATAGACCAAAACAATATCAATACATTGATTCACTAGCAAAAATTCATTTCTAAATGATGATCATAATATCACCAATGGACGAATTAATAGGAGTAATTCTATAACCGATTGCCTGGTCATTGGCAGCAGGGATGAAGACAAAGGGGGAGGGCAGTGACCTTGGTCCCCCAAAAATGGTAGATTTTCCATTTAGTCCCTTAAATCTTTATAAAATTACATGTTAGTATAATGGGAAAATTGTACTTtgcaccccccccccaaaaaaaaaattatgattcatCTCTGGCCCCCTATACCAATTTTCTGGTTTCGTCCCTGCTCAGTAGGAAGGCAAAGAGCAGAAGTAACTAACTGAAGAATCATTACATACATTAAATTCACTGCTGGATTTCCGCAACAGTGTCTCCACGTAGCTTGCCAAACCTGC
It includes:
- the LOC107925933 gene encoding G2/mitotic-specific cyclin S13-7; amino-acid sequence: MASRPIVPQQPRGEAVVHKQTKKNVAAGDGKSRRALGDIGNVVNVRAVADGKPAQIQTHRPLTRSFCAQLLANAQAAAVAENNKKNVCVNVEKAPAAVAVPPKRSVAAPAAAPPKAVQKKPTAKPAAPSVEVIEISPDVEEIVEVKEKKEKKDKAEVINNNKKVTQKEGSPKKKHTFSSALTARSKAAAHGIAKKPKEDIVYIDGADTDNHLAGVEYVDEIYKFYKSAEHESMPNDYMHLQTDINEKMRAILIDWLIDVHQKFELSAEALYLTINLIDRFLSVKVVPRRELQLLGMSAMLIATKYEEIWPPEVNDLVCIADRAYTHEQILIMEKTILGRLEWTLTVPTHYVFLARFIKASIPDPKMENMVYFLAELGIMHYETIRYCPSMVAASAVYAARCTLKKTPAWTDTLKFHTGYNEQQLMECAKLLACFHSKAIDSRLQVVYRKYSSSLRGAVALIPACQNLLSGVVSSA